A window of the Scophthalmus maximus strain ysfricsl-2021 chromosome 8, ASM2237912v1, whole genome shotgun sequence genome harbors these coding sequences:
- the kif16ba gene encoding kinesin-like protein KIF16B isoform X3 has protein sequence MASVRVAVRVRPMDRREKDLAAKSIIAMEGTKTSVTNLKVPDGVTGDSTRDRTKTFTYDFSYDSSDCKSSTFVSQEKVFRDLGGDVLKAAFEGYNACVFAYGQTGSGKSYSMMGNPGDAGLIPRICERLFSRILEATRWDEASFRTEVSYLEIYNERVRDLLRRKSTQTYNLRVREHPKDGPYVEDLSKHLVQNYGDVEELMEAGNINRTTASTGMNDVSSRSHAIFTINFTQAKFDAEMPSETVSKIHLVDLAGSERADATGATGVRLKEGGNINKSLVTLGNVISSLADMAQDGVNTNLKKKSVFVPYRDSVLTWLLKDSLGGNAKTIMIATISPADVNYGETLSTLRYANRAKNIINKPTINEDANVRLIRELRAEIARLKALLVQGNQIALLDSPTALSMEEKLHQNEARVRELTREWTNKWNETQNILKEETLALRKEGIGVVLDSELPHLIGIDDDLLSTGIILYHLKEGRTYVGREDTSTEQDIILHGLDLESEHCLFENRNGTVTLVPLGGAQCSVNGVQVTEASPLNQGAVILLGRTNMFRFNHPKEAAKLREKRKSGLLSTFSLSMSMTDLSKSCENLSTVMLYNPGLFTEKGPVFLRLEFERQQREELEKLELKRRLIQEMEAKQQTEKAELERLQQEVESQRKESEEVQQRILRQEESLRRRSQDIESRLHDFLVEKERFEEERRSDVPGEEPQRRPSQPLEVEQDEEQRWQQEAAEQTEIYRELERLKRQREEQKVRLEAERQRLEEQEREQLSLVGRLEEQLREKHEAAAALLTREDACRLEEERRALAEIRGALLRAKEAGERPDVEDAGEEARSAQARYADFKAAQVEELGRLEKELRQQRERLEEEVSAEQNAALLLAHGLKERQQQLKETQDKGSQDATAVLQEEQLVKQAENRLQFKERQLASLAHGLLPTLAEEKQRAVEVVERGGGGGGSSNGNCDSPPGLDNTLYQVEKELEDKEEKLNLHRNSAQQLQQLQETYEFTANVARQEEKVRRKEKEILESKEKQQREAMEQAVARLERRHSALRRSVSLEPDTEELRRLRGAELEQQRVEQEIQTLRQRISEGEENSSSLVGHVQSLNTLLPLSDDRINTYIEEEVQRRLRKINLLNGADVDLSESCESLRDDEKLQNMNPRRLKYEHLVSRPLGSSAGGLEAVSISIPRYVLRGQGKDEHFEFEVKMSVMDETWTVFRRYSRFREMHRSLRVKYPELAVLEFPPKKLFGNRDERMVAERRGQLEIYLRSVFRVMSSSCSSPLSTDRSKHAVCEFCPFFKKGVFESSSHGTG, from the exons ATGGCCTCGGTCCGAGTGGCTGTCCGGGTCCGGCCCATGGACCGGCG GGAAAAAGACCTGGCGGCAAAAAGCATCATCGCGATGGAGGGAACCAAGACGTCCGTCACCAACCTGAAG GTTCCTGACGGCGTCACAGGAGACTCCACGAGGGACCGAACCAAAACCTTCACGTACGACTTCTCCTACGACTCCAGCGACTGTAAGAGCTCCACTTTCGTCTCTCAGGAGAAG gTCTTCAGAGATCTTGGCGGTGACGTGCTGAAAGCTGCGTTCGAGGGCTACAATGCCTGCGTGTTCGCCTATGGTCAGACGGGCTCGGGGAAGTCCTACAGCATGATGGGAAATCCA GGCGACGCAGGTCTGATCCCAAGGATCTGTGAGCGTCTGTTCAGTCGCATCTTGGAGGCGACTCGGTGGGATGAGGCGTCTTTCCGCACTGAAGTCAG TTACCTGGAGATCTACAACGAGCGGGTGAGAGACCTGCTGAGGAGGAAGTCCACTCAGACCTACAACCTGAGGGTTCGCGAACATCCGAAGGACGGACCGTACGTGGAAG ATCTCTCCAAACACCTGGTGCAGAACTATGGCGACGTGGAGGAGCTGATGGAGGCCGGAAACATCAACCGCACCACGGCCAGCACCGGCATGAACGATGTCAGCAGCCGCTCGCACGCCATCTTCACCATCAACTTCACACAG GCCAAGTTCGACGCAGAGATGCCGAGCGAGACGGTCAGTAAGATCCACCTGGTGGACCTGGCCGGGAGCGAGCGAGCAGACGCCACCGGAGCCACCGGCGTCCGACTGAAGGAAGGAGGCAACATCAACAAGTCACTGGTCACCCTGGGCAATGTCATCTCCTCTCTAG CGGACATGGCGCAGGACGGTGTGAACACCAACCTGAAGAAGAAGTCGGTGTTTGTCCCGTACAGGGACTCGGTGCTGACGTGGCTGCTCAAAGACAGTCTGGGGGGCAACGCCAAGACCATCATGATCGCCA CCATTTCCCCGGCGGATGTGAACTACGGCGAGACGCTGAGCACGCTGCGCTACGCCAACCGGGCCAAGAACATCATCAACAAGCCGACTATCAACGAGGACGCCAACGTCAGGCTGATCAGGGAACTGCGGGCTGAGATCGCCCGACTGAAGGCTCTGCTGGTTCAGGGCAACCAG ATCGCTCTCCTGGATTCGCCCACCGCTCTGAGCATGGAGGAGAAACTGCACCAGAACGAAGCCCGG GTTCGGGAGCTGACGAGGGAGTGGACCAACAAATGGAATGAGACCCAGAACATCCTGAAG GAGGAGACTCTGGCTCTGAGGAAAGAGGGCATCGGCGTGGTGCTGGACTCGGAGCTGCCTCACCTCATCGGCATCGACGACGACCTCCTGAGCACCGGCATCATCCTGTACCACCTGAAG GAGGGACGGACGTACGTGGGCAGAGAGGACACGTCCACGGAGCAGGACATCA TCCTTCACGGTCTCGACCTGGAGAGTGAACACTGCCTGTTCGAGAACCGGAACGGAACAGTGACTCTGGTGCCGCTGGGCGGAGCTCAGTGCTCCGTCAACGGGGTTCAGGTGACGGAGGCGTCGCCGCTCAACCAAG GCGCCGTGATTCTGCTCGGCAGGACGAACATGTTTCGGTTCAATCATCCGAAGGAGGCGGCGAAGCTTCGGGAGAAACGAAAg AGTGGCCTGCTCTCGACCTTCAGTCTGTCCATGTCCATGACGGATCTGTCCAAGTCCTGTGAAAACCTATCGACTGTGATGCTCTACAACCCCGG GCTCTTCACTGAGAAGGGCCCCGTCTTCCTCAG gtTGGAGTTTGAGCGACAGCAgcgagaggagctggagaaactGGAGCTCAAACG GAGGCTGATCCAGGAGATGGAGGCAAAGCAGCAGACTGAGAAGGCGGAGCTTGAGCGCCTCCAACAGGAGGTGGAGAGTCAGCGCAAAGAGTCCGAGGAGGTGCAGCAGCGGATCCTCCGTCAGGAGGAAAGCCTCCGCCGCCGCAGCCAGGACATCGAGAGTCGTCTGCATGACTTCCTGGTAGAGAAGGAGCGCTTTGAGGAGGAGAGACGCTCGGACGTCCCGGGGGAGGAGCCTCAGCGGCGGCCGAGCCAGCcgctggaggtggagcaggatGAAGAGCAGCGGTGGCAGCAGGAGGCTGCGGAGCAGACTGAGATATACCGCGAGCTGGAGAGACTGAAGAGGCAGCGCGAGGAGCAGAAGGTTCGTCTGGAGGCCGAGCGCCAGcgtctggaggagcaggagcgggAGCAGCTGAGTCTGGTGGggaggctggaggagcagctgagggagAAACACGAGGCGGCCGCCGCGCTGCTGACACGGGAAGACGCTTgccggctggaggaggagcgccGGGCGCTGGCCGAGATCAGAGGAGCGCTCCTCCGAGCCAAAGAGGCCGGAGAGCGGCCGGATGTGGAGGACGCCGGCGAGGAGGCCAGGTCCGCTCAGGCTCGGTATGCGGACTTCAAGGCGGcgcaggtggaggagctgggtcggctggagaaggagctccggcagcagagggagcgtctggaggaggaggtctctGCTGAGCAAAACGCAGCGCTGCTCCTCGCCCATGGCCTCAAAgagagacagcagcagctgaaggagaCGCAGGACAAGGGGTCGCAGGACGCCACCGCCGTCctccaggaggagcagctggtcaAACAGGCAGAGAACAGGCTGCAGTTCAAGGAGCGGCAGCTGGCCAGCCTGGCCCACGGCCTCCTCCCGACGCTGGCCGAGGAGAAGCAGAGAGCCGTGGAGGTGGTggagcgcggcggcggcggcggcggcagcagcaatGGGAACTGCGACAGCCCACCGGGTCTGGACAACACACTGTACcaggtggagaaggagctggaggacaaggaggagaaacTCAACCTCCACCGGAACAGCgcccagcagctgcagcagctccaggagaCGTACGAGTTCACGGCCAACGTGGCCcggcaggaggagaaggtgaggaggaaggagaaggagatccTGGAGTCcaaggagaagcagcagagggaggcgATGGAGCAGGCGGTGGCCCGGCTGGAAAGGAGGCACTCGGCCCTGAGGCGCAGCGTCTCCCTGGAGCCCGACACTGAGGAGCTGAGGCGCCTGAGGGGGGCGGAGCTAGAGCAGCAGAG GGTGGAGCAGGAGATCCAGACGCTGAGGCAGAGGATCAGCGAAGGGGAAGAAAACAGCAGTTCTCTGGTCGGACACGTCCAGAGTCTAAACACGCTGCTGCCGCTGTCCGACGACAG GATCAACACGTACATCGAGGAGGAAGTGCAGCGGAGGCTCCGCAAGATCAACCTCCTGAACGGCGCTGACGTGGATCTGTCCGAGTCCTGTGAATCTCTCCGG GACGATGAGAAGCTGCAGAACATGAATCCTCGGAGGCTGAAGTATGAG CACTTGGTCTCTCGTCCTCTCGGGTCGAGCGCCGGCGGCCTGGAGgccgttagcattagcattccTCGTTACGTCCTCCGCGGGCAGGGGAAGGACGAGCACTTTGAGTTCGAGGTGAAG atgtcAGTGATGGACGAGACCTGGACCGTGTTCAGACGTTACAGTCGTTTCAGAGAGATGCACCGTAGCCTCAGAGTCAAGTATCCAGAG ctGGCGGTTCTCGAGTTCCCTCCCAAGAAGCTGTTTGGGAACCGAGACGAGCGGATGGTGGCTGAGCGCCGCGGTCAGCTGGAG ATTTACCTGAGGAGCGTGTTCCGGGTGATGTCGTCGTCCTGCAGCTCTCCTCTCAGCACCGACCGGTCCAAACACGCTGTCTGTGAGTTCTGTCCGTTCTTTAAGAAAGGCGTGTTCGAGTCCAGCAGCCATGGCACCGGctga
- the kif16ba gene encoding kinesin-like protein KIF16B isoform X7, with amino-acid sequence MASVRVAVRVRPMDRREKDLAAKSIIAMEGTKTSVTNLKVPDGVTGDSTRDRTKTFTYDFSYDSSDCKSSTFVSQEKVFRDLGGDVLKAAFEGYNACVFAYGQTGSGKSYSMMGNPGDAGLIPRICERLFSRILEATRWDEASFRTEVSYLEIYNERVRDLLRRKSTQTYNLRVREHPKDGPYVEDLSKHLVQNYGDVEELMEAGNINRTTASTGMNDVSSRSHAIFTINFTQAKFDAEMPSETVSKIHLVDLAGSERADATGATGVRLKEGGNINKSLVTLGNVISSLADMAQDGVNTNLKKKSVFVPYRDSVLTWLLKDSLGGNAKTIMIATISPADVNYGETLSTLRYANRAKNIINKPTINEDANVRLIRELRAEIARLKALLVQGNQIALLDSPTALSMEEKLHQNEARVRELTREWTNKWNETQNILKEETLALRKEGIGVVLDSELPHLIGIDDDLLSTGIILYHLKEGRTYVGREDTSTEQDIILHGLDLESEHCLFENRNGTVTLVPLGGAQCSVNGVQVTEASPLNQGAVILLGRTNMFRFNHPKEAAKLREKRKSGLLSTFSLSMSMTDLSKSCENLSTVMLYNPGLEFERQQREELEKLELKRRLIQEMEAKQQTEKAELERLQQEVESQRKESEEVQQRILRQEESLRRRSQDIESRLHDFLVEKERFEEERRSDVPGEEPQRRPSQPLEVEQDEEQRWQQEAAEQTEIYRELERLKRQREEQKVRLEAERQRLEEQEREQLSLVGRLEEQLREKHEAAAALLTREDACRLEEERRALAEIRGALLRAKEAGERPDVEDAGEEARSAQARYADFKAAQVEELGRLEKELRQQRERLEEEVSAEQNAALLLAHGLKERQQQLKETQDKGSQDATAVLQEEQLVKQAENRLQFKERQLASLAHGLLPTLAEEKQRAVEVVERGGGGGGSSNGNCDSPPGLDNTLYQVEKELEDKEEKLNLHRNSAQQLQQLQETYEFTANVARQEEKVRRKEKEILESKEKQQREAMEQAVARLERRHSALRRSVSLEPDTEELRRLRGAELEQQRVEQEIQTLRQRISEGEENSSSLVGHVQSLNTLLPLSDDRINTYIEEEVQRRLRKINLLNGADVDLSESCESLRDDEKLQNMNPRRLKYEHLVSRPLGSSAGGLEAVSISIPRYVLRGQGKDEHFEFEVKMSVMDETWTVFRRYSRFREMHRSLRVKYPELAVLEFPPKKLFGNRDERMVAERRGQLEIYLRSVFRVMSSSCSSPLSTDRSKHAVCEFCPFFKKGVFESSSHGTG; translated from the exons ATGGCCTCGGTCCGAGTGGCTGTCCGGGTCCGGCCCATGGACCGGCG GGAAAAAGACCTGGCGGCAAAAAGCATCATCGCGATGGAGGGAACCAAGACGTCCGTCACCAACCTGAAG GTTCCTGACGGCGTCACAGGAGACTCCACGAGGGACCGAACCAAAACCTTCACGTACGACTTCTCCTACGACTCCAGCGACTGTAAGAGCTCCACTTTCGTCTCTCAGGAGAAG gTCTTCAGAGATCTTGGCGGTGACGTGCTGAAAGCTGCGTTCGAGGGCTACAATGCCTGCGTGTTCGCCTATGGTCAGACGGGCTCGGGGAAGTCCTACAGCATGATGGGAAATCCA GGCGACGCAGGTCTGATCCCAAGGATCTGTGAGCGTCTGTTCAGTCGCATCTTGGAGGCGACTCGGTGGGATGAGGCGTCTTTCCGCACTGAAGTCAG TTACCTGGAGATCTACAACGAGCGGGTGAGAGACCTGCTGAGGAGGAAGTCCACTCAGACCTACAACCTGAGGGTTCGCGAACATCCGAAGGACGGACCGTACGTGGAAG ATCTCTCCAAACACCTGGTGCAGAACTATGGCGACGTGGAGGAGCTGATGGAGGCCGGAAACATCAACCGCACCACGGCCAGCACCGGCATGAACGATGTCAGCAGCCGCTCGCACGCCATCTTCACCATCAACTTCACACAG GCCAAGTTCGACGCAGAGATGCCGAGCGAGACGGTCAGTAAGATCCACCTGGTGGACCTGGCCGGGAGCGAGCGAGCAGACGCCACCGGAGCCACCGGCGTCCGACTGAAGGAAGGAGGCAACATCAACAAGTCACTGGTCACCCTGGGCAATGTCATCTCCTCTCTAG CGGACATGGCGCAGGACGGTGTGAACACCAACCTGAAGAAGAAGTCGGTGTTTGTCCCGTACAGGGACTCGGTGCTGACGTGGCTGCTCAAAGACAGTCTGGGGGGCAACGCCAAGACCATCATGATCGCCA CCATTTCCCCGGCGGATGTGAACTACGGCGAGACGCTGAGCACGCTGCGCTACGCCAACCGGGCCAAGAACATCATCAACAAGCCGACTATCAACGAGGACGCCAACGTCAGGCTGATCAGGGAACTGCGGGCTGAGATCGCCCGACTGAAGGCTCTGCTGGTTCAGGGCAACCAG ATCGCTCTCCTGGATTCGCCCACCGCTCTGAGCATGGAGGAGAAACTGCACCAGAACGAAGCCCGG GTTCGGGAGCTGACGAGGGAGTGGACCAACAAATGGAATGAGACCCAGAACATCCTGAAG GAGGAGACTCTGGCTCTGAGGAAAGAGGGCATCGGCGTGGTGCTGGACTCGGAGCTGCCTCACCTCATCGGCATCGACGACGACCTCCTGAGCACCGGCATCATCCTGTACCACCTGAAG GAGGGACGGACGTACGTGGGCAGAGAGGACACGTCCACGGAGCAGGACATCA TCCTTCACGGTCTCGACCTGGAGAGTGAACACTGCCTGTTCGAGAACCGGAACGGAACAGTGACTCTGGTGCCGCTGGGCGGAGCTCAGTGCTCCGTCAACGGGGTTCAGGTGACGGAGGCGTCGCCGCTCAACCAAG GCGCCGTGATTCTGCTCGGCAGGACGAACATGTTTCGGTTCAATCATCCGAAGGAGGCGGCGAAGCTTCGGGAGAAACGAAAg AGTGGCCTGCTCTCGACCTTCAGTCTGTCCATGTCCATGACGGATCTGTCCAAGTCCTGTGAAAACCTATCGACTGTGATGCTCTACAACCCCGG gtTGGAGTTTGAGCGACAGCAgcgagaggagctggagaaactGGAGCTCAAACG GAGGCTGATCCAGGAGATGGAGGCAAAGCAGCAGACTGAGAAGGCGGAGCTTGAGCGCCTCCAACAGGAGGTGGAGAGTCAGCGCAAAGAGTCCGAGGAGGTGCAGCAGCGGATCCTCCGTCAGGAGGAAAGCCTCCGCCGCCGCAGCCAGGACATCGAGAGTCGTCTGCATGACTTCCTGGTAGAGAAGGAGCGCTTTGAGGAGGAGAGACGCTCGGACGTCCCGGGGGAGGAGCCTCAGCGGCGGCCGAGCCAGCcgctggaggtggagcaggatGAAGAGCAGCGGTGGCAGCAGGAGGCTGCGGAGCAGACTGAGATATACCGCGAGCTGGAGAGACTGAAGAGGCAGCGCGAGGAGCAGAAGGTTCGTCTGGAGGCCGAGCGCCAGcgtctggaggagcaggagcgggAGCAGCTGAGTCTGGTGGggaggctggaggagcagctgagggagAAACACGAGGCGGCCGCCGCGCTGCTGACACGGGAAGACGCTTgccggctggaggaggagcgccGGGCGCTGGCCGAGATCAGAGGAGCGCTCCTCCGAGCCAAAGAGGCCGGAGAGCGGCCGGATGTGGAGGACGCCGGCGAGGAGGCCAGGTCCGCTCAGGCTCGGTATGCGGACTTCAAGGCGGcgcaggtggaggagctgggtcggctggagaaggagctccggcagcagagggagcgtctggaggaggaggtctctGCTGAGCAAAACGCAGCGCTGCTCCTCGCCCATGGCCTCAAAgagagacagcagcagctgaaggagaCGCAGGACAAGGGGTCGCAGGACGCCACCGCCGTCctccaggaggagcagctggtcaAACAGGCAGAGAACAGGCTGCAGTTCAAGGAGCGGCAGCTGGCCAGCCTGGCCCACGGCCTCCTCCCGACGCTGGCCGAGGAGAAGCAGAGAGCCGTGGAGGTGGTggagcgcggcggcggcggcggcggcagcagcaatGGGAACTGCGACAGCCCACCGGGTCTGGACAACACACTGTACcaggtggagaaggagctggaggacaaggaggagaaacTCAACCTCCACCGGAACAGCgcccagcagctgcagcagctccaggagaCGTACGAGTTCACGGCCAACGTGGCCcggcaggaggagaaggtgaggaggaaggagaaggagatccTGGAGTCcaaggagaagcagcagagggaggcgATGGAGCAGGCGGTGGCCCGGCTGGAAAGGAGGCACTCGGCCCTGAGGCGCAGCGTCTCCCTGGAGCCCGACACTGAGGAGCTGAGGCGCCTGAGGGGGGCGGAGCTAGAGCAGCAGAG GGTGGAGCAGGAGATCCAGACGCTGAGGCAGAGGATCAGCGAAGGGGAAGAAAACAGCAGTTCTCTGGTCGGACACGTCCAGAGTCTAAACACGCTGCTGCCGCTGTCCGACGACAG GATCAACACGTACATCGAGGAGGAAGTGCAGCGGAGGCTCCGCAAGATCAACCTCCTGAACGGCGCTGACGTGGATCTGTCCGAGTCCTGTGAATCTCTCCGG GACGATGAGAAGCTGCAGAACATGAATCCTCGGAGGCTGAAGTATGAG CACTTGGTCTCTCGTCCTCTCGGGTCGAGCGCCGGCGGCCTGGAGgccgttagcattagcattccTCGTTACGTCCTCCGCGGGCAGGGGAAGGACGAGCACTTTGAGTTCGAGGTGAAG atgtcAGTGATGGACGAGACCTGGACCGTGTTCAGACGTTACAGTCGTTTCAGAGAGATGCACCGTAGCCTCAGAGTCAAGTATCCAGAG ctGGCGGTTCTCGAGTTCCCTCCCAAGAAGCTGTTTGGGAACCGAGACGAGCGGATGGTGGCTGAGCGCCGCGGTCAGCTGGAG ATTTACCTGAGGAGCGTGTTCCGGGTGATGTCGTCGTCCTGCAGCTCTCCTCTCAGCACCGACCGGTCCAAACACGCTGTCTGTGAGTTCTGTCCGTTCTTTAAGAAAGGCGTGTTCGAGTCCAGCAGCCATGGCACCGGctga